The sequence GTAGCTGGTGCGCACGGCAAGAGCACGACTTCAGCGATGCTAGCAAGCCTAATCGAAGGCTCAGTCATCATCGGCGCCATCTCAAAGCAGTTTGGCTCAAATATGCGCTATGCAAAGAGTGACAACGTCGTATTTGAGGCTGATGAGAGCGATTCGAGCTTTCTAAACTCAAACCCATATCTAGCCATAGTCACCAACGCAGAGCCAGAGCACATGGAACACTACGACTACGATCTAGCTAAATTTTACGCAGCCTACAAGGGCTTTTTGGAGCGCGCGAAGGTTAGAGTGATAAACGCTGAGGACGAGTTTTTAAGCACGCTTAAGCTTGATGCGATCAGGCTTTATCCAAGCACCGACATCACCGAGCTTACGATGGTTGTAAGAGACTATCAGCCATACACCAGCTTTAATCTTAAAAATTTAGGCAAATTTGAAGCCTTTGGCATGGGCGAGCACATCGCTATAGACGCATCTTTGGCTATTCTTGCTGCGATGCACGAGACACCGCTTAAAGATATCAGAGAAAATTTACTAAATTTTAAAGGCATAAAAAAGCGTTTTGACATACTTTGTGCAAACAAAAATTTCGTTCTAATAGACGACTACGCACACCATCCAACCGAGATAAAAGCGACGCTAAAATCAGTCTTTGAATACGCCAAAATTTTAGGCATAAACAGCGTCACAGCGATATTTCAGCCGCACCGCTACACAAGACTTAGCACAAATTTACCTGGCTTTAAAGAGTGTTTTAAGGGCGTTGATGAACTTGTTATATTGCCAGTTTATGCAGCCGGAGAAAATCCGATCGAAGTTGATATGAAGAGCGAATTTAGCGAGTATAACCCGATCTTTACCGACAAGGTCGAGAGGGTTGAAGAGGGCATAGAATTTACAGATGAATTTGGCGTGAAAAACCGCCTAAGTGACGGCATAGTGGTCGGTTTTGGAGCAGGCGATATCAGCGTGCAACTAAGGGGCGGCTACTAATGGATCTAAGCACTTTCAAGCCTCAAGATGAAAATGAAATTTTAAAAGAGATAAATGAAAAAGAGTTAAGCGAGGATGAAATTTCAAGCCTTATAAATTTAGGCAAAAAAGATATCATGATAGCGCTTGCAAGGGAGCAAAAGCTAAGTAGCGCCCAGATAAAAGATATGTTACCGAATGCCCCGTATATGGCTGTTTGCTTGCTAGTTGAAAAACAAGATA comes from Campylobacter concisus and encodes:
- the murC gene encoding UDP-N-acetylmuramate--L-alanine ligase, with product MKKVHFIGIGGIGISAIARFLHEKGHKISGSDIKESKTTLELKDEGIEVITPHCKEAIKDQDFVVYSAAIKEDNIELVEARRKGIKCFSRKEILPYVLEDKCVFAVAGAHGKSTTSAMLASLIEGSVIIGAISKQFGSNMRYAKSDNVVFEADESDSSFLNSNPYLAIVTNAEPEHMEHYDYDLAKFYAAYKGFLERAKVRVINAEDEFLSTLKLDAIRLYPSTDITELTMVVRDYQPYTSFNLKNLGKFEAFGMGEHIAIDASLAILAAMHETPLKDIRENLLNFKGIKKRFDILCANKNFVLIDDYAHHPTEIKATLKSVFEYAKILGINSVTAIFQPHRYTRLSTNLPGFKECFKGVDELVILPVYAAGENPIEVDMKSEFSEYNPIFTDKVERVEEGIEFTDEFGVKNRLSDGIVVGFGAGDISVQLRGGY